In one window of Gossypium hirsutum isolate 1008001.06 chromosome A01, Gossypium_hirsutum_v2.1, whole genome shotgun sequence DNA:
- the LOC107925404 gene encoding WAT1-related protein At1g68170, translated as MGEIIKILHGLKHAMLMVVIQVIFAGVSVLYKLAANDGMSLRIIVAYRFLFATAVMVPLALLVERERPKLTWTILLQAFLCALLGGTLSQNLYIESMALTSATFVSAMANLTPAITFTMAIIMGLEKLGFRTMAGRAKVLGTVIGVGGAMLLTFYKGLQINIGSTHFHLLLSHGPISSNAPSTNHHLLGALLAFTSCISYSLWLNIQAKMSENYPCYYSSTALICIIGTIQAVAFALCMEKDMSQWKLGWNIRLLTVAYSGILASGLVFSVVSWCVRMKGPLYVSVFSPLMVVLVALAGTLFLEEKLYLGSIIGAVLIVMGLYVVLWGKSKETKVVNKLVASITSPENKTIEIVVTSSLDNNTCIINNDNSVFVSKDSPMK; from the exons atgggaGAGATTATTAAGATTTTGCATGGACTAAAGCATGCAATGTTGATGGTGGTGATTCAAGTCATATTTGCTGGGGTTAGTGTGCTTTACAAATTGGCTGCAAATGATGGAATGAGTTTAAGGATCATCGTGGCTTACAGATTCTTATTCGCCACTGCTGTTATGGTTCCTCTTGCTCTCCTTGTTGAAAG GGAAAGGCCAAAACTGACTTGGACTATACTTCTTCAAGCATTTCTTTGTGCGTTACTTGG GGGTACGCTATCTCAAAATTTGTATATAGAAAGCATGGCTTTGACATCCGCGACTTTTGTTTCCGCCATGGCTAATCTCACTCCAGCTATAACTTTCACTATGGCCATCATTATGGG ATTGGAAAAGCTAGGTTTTAGAACAATGGCAGGGAGGGCAAAGGTGTTGGGAACGGTAATTGGAGTAGGTGGGGCAATGCTACTCACATTTTACAAAGGACTCCAAATTAATATCGGATCAACCCATTTTCACCTTCTTCTTTCTCATGGACCTATCTCCTCAAATGCACCTTCTACCAACCACCATCTGTTGGGCGCTTTGCTAGCTTTCACTAGCTGCATCAGTTACTCTCTTTGGTTGAACATTCAG GCTAAAATGAGCGAAAACTACCCGTGTTATTACTCAAGCACGGCATTGATATGCATCATCGGAACCATACAAGCAGTTGCCTTTGCACTGTGCATGGAAAAAGACATGAGTCAGTGGAAATTAGGCTGGAATATTAGACTTCTCACTGTTGCTTACTCG GGAATTTTAGCATCAGGGCTAGTGTTTAGCGTGGTCTCTTGGTGTGTGCGGATGAAGGGTCCACTTTATGTGTCTGTTTTCAGCCCTTTAATGGTGGTCTTAGTAGCCCTTGCAGGCACATTATTCCTTGAAGAAAAGCTCTACCTTGGAAG CATCATTGGAGCAGTGCTAATTGTGATGGGACTTTATGTTGTGTTATGGGGAAAAAGCAAGGAGACGAAGGTGGTGAATAAGTTAGTGGCATCAATCACTTCTCCAGAAAATAAAACTATCGAGATTGTTGTTACTTCTTCTTTAGACAACAACACTTGTATTATTAACAACGACAACAGTGTTTTTGTCAGTAAAGATTCACCAATGAAATAG